The following is a genomic window from Cervus canadensis isolate Bull #8, Minnesota chromosome 25, ASM1932006v1, whole genome shotgun sequence.
AGGAGTAACGAAATGCTTCCCTGCTCCCTCAGAAACCTGGAGCTGAACACTCGGCTGGCAGCGGGGTAAAGGCCAGAAACTGAAGGTCTTCATGCCCTGTACTTACCGCGGTGGGTTGGGAGAGGAAGGTATAGGGTGACAGCTCTCTTCCGTTCCCTACCTTTCATGCCAAGCCCCCAAACTCAAGACACAGGCACATTCACTCACAGTCATACGCACAATCATGCACACGCAGCGGCGAagagagggggctggggaggaagggaagtgTGCACCAAACAGCTCAGGAATGCAGCTTGAAAGATTTCACACGgcaaaaggcaagaaaaacacacacacaaatttaaaaataaagaagtacaTGCCCCTCCCCACAGTCTCTTTCTTCATCCAGGGGCTGGCTCAGCCCCTCCATGTAAACCCAGAAGCTTCCTGCTCCCTCTATCCAGCTGGAGCTTTTACAGGGCCTGGGTCTTCAGTTCAACAGGTTCCCCTGTGACCTCTGGTTGTCCATTGGACTCACTGGGCCTGGTACCCTTGAGAATAGACAGTCTCTCAGAAACACTCTTGAGCCGGGGGAAGAGGAGAAAGTCATAAAGGAGACTGCCCAGGCCTGCTCCAATGACCGGGCCCACCCAGTACACCtgtaggaagaggaaaaaaataatcaggtTTGGGCAGCGGACGAAGAGCAAGGTTGCTCTTTTTGCAATCCCACTGTTTTAAGACAGACATCCTGCACTTGGCACATACAACTGGGCGCTGTTTAAGCAGAAGTCAGTGTTCTAACCCTAACTCCTGGACTGCTCCACAGCCTGCACTtcagaattcatttcctttctgacttattaTTCCTTTATCCTATACCTTAACACgtgtatattctatttttttgctttttgctatCAATTTGTACTAGTTTCcatattgctttttgttttgtcttttaatatttatttatttggctgcccaaggtctttgttgcagcgtggaggatctagttccctgacgtgggatcaaacctgggccccctgcattgggagttcagagtcttagccagtgggccactagggaagtccctccatattgctttgaaatttctttttaattgtagtcagttacacataacataaaatttcccATCTTAACCGTTTCTaattgtacagttcagtagtgttcaGTATATTCATGTTATTGTATAGCCCATCTCCAGAAATTTTTttatcttacaaaactgaaacgcAACACCTATTAAACAACTTCCCATATCCGCCACTCCCTAGCCCCTGTTACCTACCATTTTGCTTGTTTCAATGAATGTGACCATTCTAAATACCTCATATAGGTAGAATTATATGATATGAGTCTTTTtctgattggcttatttcactgagcataatgtcctGAAGGTTCCTCCATGTTTTATTTACCATGtatagaatttccttcttttttaagactgaatactgcttcattgtatgtatatactacattttgtttaccttttcatcTGTGTGGGGCACTTGGATTGCTTCCACCTTTCGGCTATTGTGATAATGCTACCATGAAAATGAGTGTACAGCtttgaaaaattttttgaattatttacaTATGCTTGACTGGCATAGGGCCAGACAACACCAGAATAGCCATTTTTTATTGAGGACTTACTCTGTATCATATTCTGTGCTAAATATTCCATACATatgattttcacatttatttctcataacaTCCTGTTCTGTAGTTAAGGAAACCAAGGTGCAGAAGGATTGAGTTATCTGTCACGGTCACACATGAGGCTAGTGACGTGTTAGAACAGGGACAAGGCCAAGGCCCATTTGTGCTTATCCATATCCCAGCCTCTTGAGAGCAGAAGCTTTTGTCTTCCTCTTCAGTAGTCTGTCCTCATATCTCCTAGCTTTGGAATCCAGCGAatatttagtaaaagaaaaagaagccctgACTAACTAGTGAAGGAACGACATGAGCAAGAGTTCATAATGAACCCTGCTCACACAGGCAGGCAACCTCTGTGCCAGCCCCCTCAGCTGAGGGCTGGTAGAAGAGTCAGCACATCCAGATAGGAAGCGGGAACCAAAGCTAGAACCTGCAGGCCACACCCAGCCAGGAGGGCTTCGGGGTCTGGCCCTCCTCCTGTCACTCACCCAGTGGTTGGTGAAGTTTCTGGTAAGAATGGCAGGAGCGAAGGAGCGGGCAGGGTTCATGCCTGCGCCCGTATAATACATCTGCGAAGACAAAGGTCGCTGAGACACCTTCCCCCCGCTCCAGCCCAgctcctctccccccacccaccgcCCTCCAAGGACTGGCACCTTGTCTGCAGCCAGCAGCGAGGAGGGGTGCCAGCGTGCATGGAGTCCCACAGTGGGGTCACTAATGCCCGTCGGAGGACAGGCTGTGGGTTCCCTGGCAAAGCCCATGCCTTCCCGGGAGGCACGCTTTCTACAGTGGGGTCAAGAAGGACTAGCTACAGCTGTCGCTAGAGAGGGGAACACAGCGGGATTCATTCCTCTGTGCTGATACAGACGGAGGGGGATCACGTTCATGTTTGACAGTGAAGTGAGCGGGAAGAATGCTCAGAGGTTGGCAAAGGTTTGGGGGCCCtgcaattttaaaacaagaagttGCAATCCCTTCTCCTGCTTACCCCAAAGAGGTGCCCCAGGGTGAGGGAGAAGCCCACGGCCAGGGCCACGGAGCCCATTCGGCCATTCCGCCTCTCGTCGTACGTGGCAAAGATGCAGAGCACGAACTGGAGCGTCAGGAAGATCTCCACGATGGTGGCCTGGCCCACGCTCACCCCAGGGTGCAGCTgggcagaggaagaagaagagaggcGGTGTCTCAGGGCCGCCACAGCCTTACCTCCTCACGGCTTCCCAGGAACCCCTTTATGGCATCCGTTCCCTGGAGAGGAACGCTATTAGCACCTCCTTCGCAGTAGTTGTATTTGCTCCTTAATTTCTCCTACTAATATTCCTGCATAGTAGAAATAAATGTACCCATTTACAtggaggagaaactgaggccccatAAAGTAAAATAAGTTTCCTCAAGAACCTGCTAGGAGCTGGAAGAAAAGCGGGGACCCGAACTCAGGTCCAGGGCTGGATGGCTTCCACACCCCCCACAGTACGTGTTGATCCTCCCCACCCTAAACAtccatacaccacacacacacacacagaatgtccCAGACCCCCGAGGAACTGATTTACCTGCCCAAGAGGAAGTCAAGGCACCAAGTCCCCCGCCCCACTCGGCCCACCATTACCGTGTTGAGCGCTAGGTTTCCTCGGACGGCCGACGGGGTGACGCTGTACAGCACGGCGGCCCCGGCCACGGCGCCCAGGAGCTGGGCCACCATGTAGCAGATGGCGCGGAGCAGGGACATCTGGGAGCCCACCAGGAAGGCGAAAGTGACCGCGGGGTTGACGTGGGCGCCGCTGATGTGGCCCACCGCCTGCACCAGGGTCGCCAGGGCCAGGCCGAAGGCCAGAGCCACCTGCAGGA
Proteins encoded in this region:
- the LOC122427417 gene encoding lens fiber major intrinsic protein, which encodes MWELRSASFWRAIFAEFFATLFYVFFGLGASLRWTPGPLHVLQVALAFGLALATLVQAVGHISGAHVNPAVTFAFLVGSQMSLLRAICYMVAQLLGAVAGAAVLYSVTPSAVRGNLALNTLHPGVSVGQATIVEIFLTLQFVLCIFATYDERRNGRMGSVALAVGFSLTLGHLFGMYYTGAGMNPARSFAPAILTRNFTNHWVYWVGPVIGAGLGSLLYDFLLFPRLKSVSERLSILKGTRPSESNGQPEVTGEPVELKTQAL